Proteins from a single region of Carassius gibelio isolate Cgi1373 ecotype wild population from Czech Republic chromosome A5, carGib1.2-hapl.c, whole genome shotgun sequence:
- the rhogc gene encoding ras homolog gene family, member Gc: MQTIKCVVVGDGAVGKTCLLISYTTNAFPDEYIPTVFDNYSTQTCVDGRAVSLNLWDTAGQEEYDRLRTLSYPQTHVFIICFSVASPSSHANVRHKWHPEVCHHCPGVPVLLVGTKRDLRGDKETLEKLKEQGMSPTTPQQGSALARSIGAVRYLECSALLQEGVREVFNEAVRAVLYPNAKKHAKKCVLL; encoded by the coding sequence ATGCAGACCATAAAGTGTGTTGTTGTTGGTGATGGTGCAGTGGGAAAGACCTGCCTGTTGATCTCCTACACTACTAATGCCTTCCCAGATGAATACATTCCTACGGTTTTCGACAACTACAGCACTCAGACCTGTGTGGATGGCCGTGCCGTCAGCCTCAACCTGTGGGACACGGCGGGTCAGGAGGAGTACGACCGCCTGCGAACCCTCTCTTACCCGCAGACGCACGTCTTCATCATCTGTTTCTCTGTGGCCAGCCCTTCCTCTCATGCCAACGTCCGGCATAAATGGCACCCGGAAGTGTGCCACCACTGTCCTGGTGTGCCTGTGTTGCTGGTAGGCACTAAGAGAGACCTGCGAGGGGACAAGGAGACTCTGGAGAAGCTGAAAGAGCAGGGGATGAGTCCAACCACTCCACAGCAGGGCAGCGCATTGGCCCGCAGCATTGGTGCGGTGCGATATCTGGAGTGTTCAGCCCTTTTGCAGGAGGGGGTCAGAGAGGTCTTCAACGAAGCAGTCAGGGCCGTTCTCTACCCCAATGCCAAGAAGCATGCCAAGAAATGTGTGCTGTTATAA